From Bacillus basilensis, a single genomic window includes:
- a CDS encoding TerC family protein, which produces MSILQGILDTYAQFFDLDMWIKVLQDPVSWGLIGTLVVLEGLLSADNALVLAVMVKHLPEEKRKKALFYGLIGAYVFRFIAIGIGMFLIKLWWVKLLGALYLAWLSVKYFIDKRKGASEEEEAHGMNQNSILFRMFGVFWGTVAMVELMDIAFSVDSVLAAFGVSNEVWILLLGGMLGILMMRGIAGVFLKLLERIPELETTAYILILIIASKMLLSLINIHISHTLFFIILVVAFGATFILHYMKNSGQAKEEVAATKNNHK; this is translated from the coding sequence ATGAGTATTTTGCAAGGAATCCTTGATACGTATGCTCAGTTTTTCGACTTGGACATGTGGATTAAAGTGTTGCAGGATCCAGTATCTTGGGGATTAATTGGTACACTTGTTGTACTTGAAGGATTATTATCTGCTGATAACGCACTTGTATTAGCAGTAATGGTAAAACACCTTCCGGAAGAAAAACGTAAAAAAGCATTATTCTATGGACTTATTGGAGCTTATGTATTCCGATTTATTGCAATTGGAATCGGAATGTTCTTAATTAAATTATGGTGGGTAAAACTTCTTGGTGCACTTTACCTTGCTTGGTTATCAGTGAAATACTTTATTGATAAGCGTAAAGGTGCAAGTGAAGAAGAAGAAGCTCATGGTATGAATCAAAATAGTATTCTCTTTAGAATGTTCGGTGTCTTCTGGGGAACGGTTGCGATGGTCGAATTAATGGATATCGCGTTCTCTGTAGATAGCGTACTTGCTGCGTTTGGTGTATCAAATGAAGTTTGGATTCTATTATTAGGTGGAATGCTTGGTATTTTAATGATGCGTGGTATCGCTGGTGTATTCTTAAAATTGTTAGAGCGTATTCCAGAGCTTGAAACGACAGCATATATTTTAATCTTAATTATCGCATCGAAAATGCTATTGTCTCTAATTAATATTCATATTAGTCATACACTGTTCTTTATTATTTTAGTTGTAGCATTTGGAGCAACATTTATACTTCACTACATGAAGAATTCTGGACAAGCTAAAGAAGAAGTTGCGGCTACTAAAAATAATCATAAATAA
- a CDS encoding YceG family protein — translation MFSRFTLQPYALKDESDLKQFETLLEKRPQYELTENEMKFSYIACRILGVPNDVDEYFNDLFDYSEAKGIEVLHEQNLNKVIDSEKLRHIQEVFGLHQEAPNGLTVNRLVAHLSGKQLLPKVDNPDLQHYIHTTFISVLKLYEKQHNQSLKTEGFRRFLIDMIKLSENYVAKWFSTINYKKQMPRIIWYGDAQESRIYFLYFLIMLGCDVLYYHPEGKDGFENVDEEGRSFVVSHPSRISLELFPDRRRERVATVAYQASKEIEQVLHHDNSLLYKPWQFRSYTPVARTLKTTYDELFLITKEKAFVRPTFFVENKHIYIPSLFAKISGVSKNDKEYFQRLKAVTSFDNSLLINTFPFTKEQKANFQYHYRDALDRGGKLHPDLIMNSHWWPHKRLPEGLQHGIAEAIIHTCESEMCKPIAKETKQDVALYVFAQLSQIPPNILEQLEKFDYSQDVPKIVIFNNEKSGELTRSDAVLLLFLNQIGVDVFHFNPTGRNDIEPYIEAGAFDSHWLEEVNFDLEFHGSSAYKNLSQTIKGLFRPFL, via the coding sequence GTGTTTTCACGTTTTACACTTCAACCATATGCATTAAAAGATGAATCAGATTTAAAGCAATTTGAAACACTTTTAGAAAAACGTCCACAATATGAGCTGACAGAGAATGAGATGAAATTTAGTTATATAGCATGTCGAATCCTCGGCGTTCCTAATGATGTAGATGAATATTTTAATGACCTATTTGATTATAGTGAAGCGAAAGGAATCGAAGTTTTACACGAACAAAATTTAAACAAAGTAATCGATTCGGAAAAACTTCGTCATATTCAAGAAGTGTTCGGATTACATCAAGAAGCACCAAATGGTTTGACAGTAAATAGGTTAGTGGCACACTTATCTGGGAAACAACTTTTACCGAAAGTAGACAATCCTGATTTACAGCATTATATACATACGACGTTTATTTCAGTATTGAAATTATATGAGAAACAACATAATCAATCTTTAAAGACAGAAGGCTTTCGTCGTTTCTTAATCGACATGATTAAATTAAGCGAAAATTACGTCGCAAAGTGGTTCTCTACGATTAATTATAAGAAACAAATGCCACGTATTATTTGGTACGGTGATGCACAGGAAAGCCGTATATATTTCTTATACTTTCTTATTATGCTCGGTTGTGATGTGCTTTATTATCACCCAGAAGGAAAAGATGGATTTGAGAATGTTGATGAGGAAGGAAGAAGTTTTGTTGTGTCTCATCCAAGCCGGATTTCTCTTGAACTATTTCCAGATCGCCGTCGTGAGCGTGTTGCAACAGTAGCGTATCAAGCTTCAAAGGAAATTGAACAAGTACTTCACCACGATAATTCACTATTATACAAGCCGTGGCAATTCCGTTCATATACACCTGTAGCCCGTACATTAAAAACGACATACGATGAACTCTTTTTAATTACGAAAGAAAAGGCATTTGTGCGCCCGACATTCTTTGTTGAGAATAAACACATTTATATCCCTTCTTTATTTGCGAAAATATCAGGTGTTTCAAAGAATGATAAAGAATATTTTCAGCGATTAAAGGCTGTTACATCATTTGATAACAGTTTATTAATTAATACATTCCCGTTTACAAAAGAACAAAAAGCCAATTTCCAATATCATTATCGAGATGCATTAGACCGCGGTGGAAAATTACATCCAGATTTAATTATGAATAGCCATTGGTGGCCACATAAGCGTTTACCGGAAGGTTTACAACATGGGATTGCAGAGGCGATTATCCATACGTGTGAAAGTGAAATGTGTAAACCAATTGCGAAAGAAACGAAACAAGATGTAGCGCTATATGTTTTCGCACAACTCTCTCAAATACCACCGAATATTTTAGAACAGCTTGAGAAATTTGATTATTCACAAGATGTACCGAAAATTGTTATATTTAATAATGAGAAGAGTGGAGAATTAACTCGTTCTGATGCTGTTTTATTACTATTTTTAAATCAAATTGGAGTAGATGTATTCCATTTCAATCCAACGGGAAGAAACGATATTGAACCGTATATTGAAGCAGGGGCATTTGATTCACATTGGCTTGAAGAAGTTAATTTCGATCTTGAGTTTCATGGTTCATCAGCCTATAAAAATTTATCACAAACAATAAAAGGACTATTTCGTCCATTTTTATAA
- a CDS encoding toxic anion resistance protein gives MNNPVVLDSKTELNEQTAQDVRLQLRQDADVQRIYNAVDIKDQLELIELGKEPSMEISRFADQILHTMSLSKIEDSGELLKQLGKIMDRFDSKDFAEEKSGFFSRMFKKADKMIEQIFSKYQTMGREIDKVYVEITKYQDEMKKSIGTLDGLYEQNLKYYLDLEKYVVAGEMLLERLNTELVPMYEERVRNNDQIAGIELESLKNSVEILEQRIDDLEKARMVALLTAPQIRMIQRGNNKLIGKINTAFITTIPIFKNGIIQAVNAKRQKLVADSMAELDRRTNELLKKNAQNIATQSVEVARLSGSSSIKMETLEETWNIISRGMQETQQIEEQNKREREESRKRMATLTENIKKELQG, from the coding sequence ATGAATAACCCAGTCGTACTAGATTCGAAAACAGAATTAAATGAGCAAACAGCACAAGATGTTCGCTTACAACTTAGACAAGATGCGGATGTACAACGTATTTATAATGCGGTAGATATTAAAGATCAGTTAGAATTAATTGAACTTGGAAAAGAACCTTCTATGGAGATTTCACGTTTTGCTGATCAAATTTTACATACAATGTCATTATCAAAAATAGAAGATTCAGGTGAATTATTAAAACAACTTGGCAAAATTATGGATAGGTTTGATAGCAAAGACTTTGCGGAAGAGAAAAGTGGTTTCTTCTCACGTATGTTCAAAAAAGCGGATAAAATGATTGAACAAATCTTTAGTAAGTATCAAACGATGGGCCGTGAAATTGATAAAGTGTATGTAGAAATTACGAAGTATCAAGATGAAATGAAAAAATCAATTGGTACGTTAGATGGTTTATATGAGCAAAACTTAAAATATTACTTAGACTTAGAAAAGTACGTAGTAGCAGGAGAAATGTTATTAGAGCGTTTAAATACAGAGTTAGTTCCGATGTATGAAGAGCGCGTACGTAATAATGATCAAATAGCAGGTATTGAATTAGAATCACTTAAAAACTCTGTTGAAATTTTAGAACAGCGTATTGATGATTTAGAAAAAGCGCGTATGGTTGCACTACTTACAGCACCACAAATTCGTATGATTCAACGTGGTAATAATAAATTAATTGGTAAAATCAATACCGCATTTATTACAACGATTCCTATCTTTAAAAATGGTATCATTCAGGCGGTAAATGCGAAGCGTCAAAAGCTTGTTGCAGATTCTATGGCTGAACTGGATCGCCGTACAAATGAATTACTTAAGAAAAATGCACAGAACATCGCAACGCAAAGTGTGGAAGTAGCGAGATTATCAGGTTCTTCTAGTATTAAAATGGAAACACTTGAGGAAACTTGGAACATTATTTCAAGAGGCATGCAAGAAACACAACAAATTGAAGAACAAAATAAACGTGAGCGTGAAGAAAGCCGCAAACGTATGGCTACATTAACAGAGAACATCAAAAAAGAATTACAAGGATAA
- a CDS encoding cation-translocating P-type ATPase — protein sequence MSNWYSKTKDQILTDFKTHEQNGLTTESVNERLKQFGPNELTAKQKRTLWQRIFSQINDVLVYVLIIAALISAFVGEWADASIIALVVVLNAVIGVVQESKAEQALEALKKMATPKAIVKRNGELKEIPSEQVVPGDIVMLDAGRYIPCDLRLIETANLKVEESALTGESVPVDKDAIYHPSMQSDEQVPLGDQKNMAFMSTLVTYGRGVGVAVETGMNSQIGKIATLLHEADDDMTPLQKSLAQVGKYLGFVAVAICIVMFLIGFLQGRDTLEMFMTAISLAVAAIPEGLPAIVSIVLAIGVQRMIKQNVIIRKLPAVEALGSVTIICSDKTGTLTQNKMTVTHFYSDNTYDRLESLNVNNDAQRLLLENMVLCNDASYNNESQTGDPTEIALLVAGSSFNIQKDDLENKHKRVNEVPFDSDRKMMSTVHTYDESYYSMTKGAIDKLLPHCTHIFKNGKIEVLTDSDTNQILEAAGSMSQEALRVLSFAFKQYNSSDVDTEHLEENLIFIGLVGMIDPPRIEVKDSITECKKAGIRTVMITGDHKDTAFAIAKELGIAEEISEIMIGTDLDNISDTELANKINHLNVFARVSPEHKVKIVKALRAKGNIVSMTGDGVNDAPSLKQADVGVAMGITGTDVAKGAADVVLTDDNFSSIVKAVEEGRNIYRNIKKSILFLLSCNFGEIIALFLAILLGWATPLRPIHILWVNLITDTLPALSLGVDPEDSDVMKEKPRRAKESLFSSSVPFLIFNGTLIGLLTLAAFIVGAKFYTGDTNLFPLFPERIDEDALLHAQTMAFVVLSFSQLVHSFNLRSRTKSIFSIGIFTNKYLVFSLLIGVLMQVCIISIPPLANIFGVHALTMRDWGFVLLLSIIPLVVNEIIKLVKKN from the coding sequence ATGAGCAATTGGTACAGTAAGACGAAAGATCAAATATTAACAGATTTTAAAACACATGAACAAAATGGCTTAACAACCGAAAGCGTAAATGAACGCTTAAAGCAGTTTGGTCCAAATGAATTAACAGCAAAACAAAAGCGCACTTTATGGCAGCGGATTTTTTCTCAAATTAATGATGTCCTCGTATATGTCCTTATTATTGCTGCCCTTATTTCTGCCTTTGTAGGTGAATGGGCTGATGCCAGTATTATTGCGCTCGTCGTAGTTTTAAATGCTGTTATCGGTGTCGTCCAAGAATCGAAAGCAGAACAAGCTTTAGAAGCACTAAAAAAAATGGCAACACCTAAAGCCATCGTAAAACGAAACGGTGAGCTAAAAGAAATTCCATCCGAACAAGTCGTTCCAGGTGATATTGTCATGCTAGATGCGGGACGTTATATCCCATGTGATTTGCGACTTATCGAGACCGCAAATTTAAAGGTTGAAGAATCTGCTCTAACTGGTGAGTCTGTCCCTGTTGATAAAGATGCAATCTACCACCCTTCTATGCAAAGTGATGAGCAAGTACCATTAGGCGATCAAAAAAATATGGCCTTTATGTCTACTCTTGTTACATACGGACGAGGTGTCGGTGTTGCTGTTGAAACTGGAATGAACTCACAAATTGGTAAGATTGCTACCCTGTTACATGAAGCAGACGATGATATGACACCACTTCAAAAAAGCTTAGCACAAGTCGGAAAATATTTAGGATTTGTCGCTGTAGCTATTTGTATCGTTATGTTTCTCATCGGCTTTTTACAGGGACGGGATACGTTAGAAATGTTTATGACTGCTATTAGTTTAGCCGTTGCAGCTATCCCAGAAGGCTTGCCAGCTATCGTTTCCATCGTTCTTGCAATTGGTGTACAACGTATGATTAAACAAAATGTTATCATTCGGAAACTCCCAGCTGTTGAAGCCCTCGGTTCTGTCACAATTATTTGTTCAGATAAAACAGGTACGTTAACGCAAAATAAAATGACCGTTACTCACTTTTATAGTGATAACACATACGATCGCTTAGAAAGTTTAAATGTCAATAATGATGCGCAGCGTCTATTGTTAGAAAATATGGTGCTATGTAATGATGCGTCTTACAATAACGAATCACAAACCGGAGATCCGACTGAAATTGCTCTTCTTGTTGCGGGAAGCTCTTTTAACATTCAAAAAGACGATTTAGAAAATAAACATAAACGTGTTAACGAAGTACCTTTCGATTCAGATCGTAAAATGATGTCAACAGTGCATACATACGATGAAAGCTACTACAGCATGACAAAAGGCGCCATTGATAAACTTTTACCTCACTGTACCCATATTTTTAAAAACGGCAAAATCGAGGTTTTAACTGATTCTGATACAAATCAAATATTAGAAGCTGCCGGGTCAATGTCTCAAGAAGCTTTAAGAGTACTTTCATTCGCATTTAAACAATACAACTCAAGCGATGTGGATACAGAGCATCTTGAAGAAAACCTCATCTTTATTGGTCTTGTCGGTATGATTGATCCACCGCGTATAGAAGTAAAAGATTCAATTACAGAATGTAAAAAAGCCGGGATTCGCACAGTTATGATTACTGGAGACCATAAAGACACCGCCTTTGCCATTGCCAAAGAACTTGGCATTGCTGAAGAAATATCTGAAATTATGATTGGAACTGATTTAGATAACATTTCAGATACAGAATTAGCAAATAAAATTAATCATTTAAATGTCTTTGCTAGAGTCTCTCCAGAACATAAAGTGAAGATTGTAAAAGCTTTACGTGCGAAAGGAAATATCGTTTCTATGACTGGTGATGGTGTCAATGATGCTCCATCTTTAAAGCAAGCAGATGTTGGCGTAGCGATGGGCATTACAGGAACAGATGTTGCAAAAGGAGCAGCGGATGTAGTGTTAACAGATGATAATTTCTCATCTATCGTGAAAGCTGTTGAGGAAGGTAGAAATATTTATCGTAACATAAAAAAATCAATTCTCTTCCTACTCTCTTGTAACTTTGGAGAAATTATCGCTTTATTTTTAGCAATTTTACTTGGCTGGGCGACACCATTACGCCCAATCCATATTTTGTGGGTCAATTTAATTACCGACACACTTCCTGCACTATCACTTGGCGTTGATCCTGAAGATTCAGATGTGATGAAAGAAAAGCCACGCCGTGCGAAAGAAAGCCTATTTAGCAGTAGCGTCCCTTTTCTTATTTTCAATGGCACTCTAATTGGACTTTTAACGCTAGCAGCCTTTATCGTCGGGGCAAAATTCTATACTGGAGATACAAATTTATTCCCTCTTTTCCCAGAACGAATTGATGAAGATGCTCTATTACATGCTCAAACGATGGCATTTGTTGTTCTTAGTTTTTCTCAGCTCGTTCATTCATTTAACTTGCGCTCAAGAACGAAATCGATTTTTTCAATTGGGATCTTTACAAATAAATATTTAGTCTTCTCCCTTCTTATCGGTGTTCTTATGCAAGTTTGTATCATCTCCATCCCGCCCCTTGCAAATATATTCGGTGTGCATGCATTAACGATGCGAGATTGGGGATTTGTTCTTTTATTAAGTATCATTCCACTTGTTGTGAATGAAATCATTAAATTAGTGAAGAAAAACTAA
- a CDS encoding DUF1128 domain-containing protein, whose translation MDLSVKSEENVEYMVEAIKEKLRMVNAGAMRAASFNEEMYEDLRDIYEHVMKRETFSISEMQAITEELGTLIKK comes from the coding sequence GTGGATTTATCCGTAAAGTCAGAAGAAAACGTTGAATATATGGTCGAAGCTATTAAAGAAAAATTACGTATGGTTAATGCTGGAGCGATGAGAGCTGCTAGCTTTAATGAAGAAATGTACGAAGACTTACGTGACATTTATGAGCATGTTATGAAACGTGAAACATTCAGCATTAGTGAAATGCAAGCTATTACAGAAGAATTAGGTACATTAATTAAAAAGTAA
- a CDS encoding low molecular weight protein-tyrosine-phosphatase, which translates to MVQVLFVCLGNICRSPMAEAIFRDLVVKEGLEEKIVIDSAGTGDWHIGHPPHKGTQKILKENAVTFEGIKARQVEKEDLTKFDYIIAMDNKNIADLKSLGKTGGYIGRLSDFVPDGGWTDVPDPYYTGNFQEVYDLVTEGCVKLLAFIRNEQGI; encoded by the coding sequence ATGGTTCAAGTATTGTTTGTTTGTCTTGGGAACATTTGCCGTTCTCCAATGGCAGAAGCGATTTTTCGAGATCTTGTCGTAAAAGAGGGACTCGAAGAGAAAATTGTCATTGATTCTGCGGGAACTGGAGATTGGCATATTGGTCATCCGCCACATAAAGGAACACAAAAAATTTTAAAAGAAAATGCAGTCACTTTTGAAGGAATTAAAGCAAGGCAAGTAGAAAAAGAAGACTTAACAAAGTTTGATTATATTATTGCCATGGACAACAAGAATATAGCAGATTTAAAAAGTTTAGGTAAAACTGGAGGCTATATTGGTAGGCTGTCCGATTTTGTTCCAGACGGTGGCTGGACAGACGTTCCCGACCCTTACTATACAGGGAATTTCCAAGAAGTATATGACCTTGTAACAGAAGGGTGTGTAAAGCTATTAGCTTTCATTCGAAATGAACAAGGAATATGA
- a CDS encoding DUF4075 domain-containing protein has translation MAKKNNIARNIAIGVAAGVAVSMLKKENREKVKNTAEKAKTKMIEIGENAKIKEKVQTVTDKGRELADLNVVKAKVAEIKKLTPSVVETLKETKEIFSKKKVETAEKPETIEIQAVSPKVDELKVEEEPVVAEDGGMKEARELFMKDSNVEEKKTEAYIELKQDKEEKKSV, from the coding sequence ATGGCAAAGAAAAATAATATTGCTCGAAACATTGCGATTGGTGTAGCTGCAGGTGTAGCTGTATCTATGTTAAAGAAAGAAAACCGTGAAAAAGTAAAAAATACAGCAGAAAAAGCAAAAACAAAGATGATTGAAATTGGTGAAAACGCAAAAATCAAAGAAAAAGTGCAAACTGTTACAGATAAAGGACGCGAACTTGCTGATTTAAACGTAGTGAAAGCGAAAGTAGCGGAAATTAAAAAATTGACGCCGTCTGTTGTAGAAACGTTAAAAGAAACGAAAGAAATTTTTAGTAAGAAAAAAGTTGAGACAGCAGAGAAGCCAGAAACGATTGAAATTCAAGCTGTATCTCCAAAAGTAGATGAGCTGAAAGTAGAAGAAGAGCCAGTAGTTGCTGAAGATGGCGGTATGAAAGAAGCGCGTGAACTATTTATGAAAGACTCTAATGTAGAGGAAAAAAAAACTGAAGCGTACATTGAGTTGAAGCAAGATAAAGAAGAGAAGAAAAGCGTTTAA
- a CDS encoding YihY/virulence factor BrkB family protein gives MRKILEKVRRNRTYSFGKDLYDRTMRDDVAGLAAQLAYFFLLAIFPGLVFLITLLGFIDLQTESVLDLLEPYVPEDAMNLIEVNVDKVVNEQNGGLLSFGLLSMLWFASNGVNAVMNAFNRAYDVTETRSFIKTRALSILFTLAIIFMIVFALLVPVFGQVIGAEIIGLSDTYSYAWSITRLVSSFFVLFALFSFLYTFAPDRKLKRREVVSGALFATIGWIVVSYSFAYYVDKFANYANTYGGLGGIIILMLWFYLTGWVILLGGEINGLLHHYRTGDNNSRNEK, from the coding sequence ATGAGAAAAATTTTAGAAAAGGTGAGAAGAAATCGTACTTATTCGTTTGGTAAAGATTTGTATGACCGGACGATGCGCGATGATGTAGCGGGCTTGGCAGCACAGCTCGCTTATTTCTTCTTGCTTGCGATTTTCCCTGGGCTTGTTTTCTTAATTACGCTTCTTGGATTTATTGACCTTCAAACAGAAAGTGTGCTCGATTTATTAGAACCGTACGTACCGGAAGATGCAATGAACTTAATTGAAGTAAACGTAGATAAAGTTGTAAATGAGCAAAATGGTGGTTTATTATCATTTGGTTTACTATCGATGCTATGGTTTGCTTCAAATGGAGTGAATGCGGTTATGAACGCTTTTAACCGTGCGTATGATGTAACAGAAACTCGCTCTTTTATTAAAACTAGAGCTTTATCTATTTTGTTTACATTAGCAATCATTTTTATGATTGTGTTTGCATTACTTGTCCCAGTATTTGGACAAGTAATTGGGGCAGAAATAATTGGCTTATCAGATACTTATTCTTATGCGTGGAGTATTACGCGTTTAGTGTCAAGTTTCTTTGTTTTGTTTGCATTATTTAGCTTTTTATATACGTTTGCGCCTGATCGAAAATTAAAGAGAAGAGAAGTTGTATCAGGGGCTTTATTTGCTACTATAGGATGGATTGTGGTATCGTACTCATTTGCTTATTATGTAGATAAGTTTGCAAATTACGCCAATACATATGGTGGTCTTGGTGGTATCATTATTTTAATGTTATGGTTTTATTTAACTGGATGGGTAATTTTACTTGGCGGCGAAATTAATGGTTTACTCCATCATTATAGGACGGGTGACAATAATTCCCGTAATGAAAAGTGA
- a CDS encoding heavy metal translocating P-type ATPase produces the protein MNSEVKTLQVQKSISHPSLWDTLKKHYELIFAIASGIFILAGWLFTKNDAMNVGITCYILAYIVGGYAKAKEGIEDTIEEKELNVEMLMLFAAIGAAIIGYWAEGAILIFIFALSGAMESYTLSKSQKEISALLDLQPEEALRISNGTEVRIPVGRLQINDIILIKPGERVPADGTIHNGETNIDEAAITGEPIPNEKKHGDEVFAGTVNLRGAIEVKITKPSDQTLFQKIIRLVQSAQSEKSPSQLFIEKFEGTYVKGVLLVVALMMFVPHFLLDWSWNETFYRAMILLVVASPCALVAAITPATLSAISNGARNGILFKGGIHLERLASVKAIAFDKTGTLTQGKPTVTDVYVRENITEKEVLSITAAIESHSTHPLAESIVKYAQHTYDIALKKPENVEDVTGFGLKGIFENKAYKIGKADFIGEETKAFHNGISASLEKEGKTVVYISDEDGILGLIALKDTLRQETIAAIRELQSIGVEAIMITGDNEETAKAIASESNIKEYYASCLPETKVETIKKLKEKYGTVAMVGDGINDAPALATASIGVAMGEGTDVALETADVVLMKNELSRLSQAIRLSKRMNRIVKQNVIFSLAVIAMLICSNFLQFLALPFGVIGHEGSTILVILNGLRLLKGNK, from the coding sequence ATGAACTCAGAAGTAAAAACATTACAAGTACAAAAGTCTATTTCTCATCCCTCTTTATGGGATACATTAAAGAAACATTATGAACTTATATTTGCAATCGCATCTGGTATTTTCATTTTAGCTGGTTGGTTATTCACAAAGAACGATGCAATGAATGTAGGCATTACTTGCTATATCCTTGCTTATATAGTTGGTGGATATGCAAAAGCGAAAGAAGGTATTGAAGATACAATTGAAGAGAAAGAGTTAAATGTCGAAATGCTCATGCTCTTTGCTGCTATCGGTGCTGCAATCATTGGCTACTGGGCAGAAGGCGCAATTTTAATCTTTATCTTCGCACTAAGCGGTGCAATGGAATCTTATACATTAAGTAAAAGTCAAAAAGAAATTTCAGCGCTTCTTGATTTACAACCTGAAGAAGCATTACGTATTTCAAATGGAACGGAAGTACGTATTCCTGTTGGACGATTACAAATTAACGACATTATTTTAATTAAGCCAGGTGAACGCGTTCCTGCTGACGGTACAATTCATAACGGTGAAACAAATATCGATGAGGCAGCGATTACTGGAGAACCTATTCCAAATGAAAAAAAACATGGCGATGAAGTATTTGCCGGCACTGTAAATTTACGCGGTGCTATCGAAGTTAAAATTACGAAGCCGAGCGATCAAACATTATTCCAAAAAATTATCCGTCTCGTCCAAAGTGCCCAAAGCGAAAAATCACCATCGCAACTATTCATTGAAAAGTTTGAAGGAACATATGTAAAAGGGGTACTACTCGTTGTTGCGCTTATGATGTTCGTCCCTCATTTCTTACTTGACTGGAGCTGGAATGAAACATTTTATCGTGCAATGATCTTACTTGTAGTCGCATCTCCTTGTGCACTCGTTGCTGCCATTACACCAGCAACTTTATCTGCAATTTCTAACGGAGCAAGAAACGGCATTCTCTTTAAAGGTGGCATACATTTAGAACGCCTCGCTTCAGTAAAAGCCATCGCCTTTGATAAAACAGGGACATTAACACAAGGTAAACCTACCGTAACGGATGTATATGTTCGAGAAAATATAACAGAAAAAGAAGTACTTTCTATTACAGCAGCAATTGAAAGTCACTCTACACATCCTTTAGCTGAATCTATTGTGAAATATGCACAACATACGTATGACATTGCATTAAAAAAACCAGAAAACGTTGAAGATGTAACTGGTTTTGGACTAAAAGGAATATTCGAAAACAAAGCTTATAAAATAGGTAAAGCTGATTTTATTGGTGAAGAAACAAAAGCTTTTCATAATGGTATTTCTGCCTCACTTGAAAAAGAAGGTAAAACTGTCGTTTATATTAGTGATGAAGATGGTATCCTTGGACTTATCGCTTTAAAAGACACGCTTCGCCAAGAAACAATAGCTGCTATTCGCGAATTACAAAGCATTGGTGTCGAAGCAATTATGATTACTGGAGATAATGAAGAAACAGCAAAAGCAATTGCCTCCGAAAGTAATATAAAGGAATATTACGCATCATGCTTACCAGAAACAAAAGTTGAAACAATTAAAAAGCTAAAAGAAAAATACGGGACAGTAGCAATGGTCGGCGATGGTATAAATGATGCTCCTGCACTTGCTACTGCTAGCATTGGTGTCGCAATGGGTGAAGGAACAGACGTTGCTTTAGAAACTGCAGACGTTGTACTTATGAAAAACGAATTATCTCGACTTTCCCAAGCAATCCGTTTATCAAAACGAATGAACCGTATTGTAAAGCAAAACGTAATCTTTTCACTAGCTGTAATTGCAATGCTGATTTGTTCAAACTTCTTGCAATTTTTAGCTCTTCCATTCGGTGTTATTGGGCATGAGGGAAGTACGATTCTTGTCATTTTAAACGGGTTACGTTTATTAAAAGGAAACAAATAA